Proteins from a genomic interval of Lycium ferocissimum isolate CSIRO_LF1 chromosome 2, AGI_CSIRO_Lferr_CH_V1, whole genome shotgun sequence:
- the LOC132038602 gene encoding uncharacterized protein LOC132038602 isoform X1, with translation MALVQHLFSCRSIMLQNRTLHNYQANCLQCSTFTTVDRFENLSRKARLCCGTRARQPSNLRVTSLKKIHPIRSYTNPGSSSAFSILLQSKEGFIGVRPFGGIGSRSYNTNGKTYIFPDARAIADKGTVGAKVVSDGNKTFFKNFKNHSKRSKELAVHRRNAMSDKVPEKGTPNSKVSASKNVDLVISKDTPVKVDEKVVSPDISGPSLGNNGKSTSTGKEKAKKQSRSKKNKNVASDAVDQPKVSRTPRAKKSNPAKDEQSPAVSEISLPVDSSTVGPAGDVSMKVDLAQGKRTSLRKKKSTKETKSLRELNEASVLPSDSKLVPDKSSDVSIKSKPPGHKKWPQLYPPTAKTVLLVESATKARVIQGYLGDMFEVLPSYGHVRDLAARSGSVRPDDDFSMVWEVPSAAWTHLKSIKVALSGAQNLVLASDPDREGEAISWHIIEMLHQQDALRDDINVARVVFNEITESSIKASLQSPREIDANLVHAYLARRALDYLIGFNISPLLWRKLPGCQSAGRVQSAALSLICDREMEIDGFKPQEYWTVLVEFKKDINLDLANNFLSSHLTHFDSKKLSQFSVSSHTEAMEIEQKINASNFEVLNSKITKKQRNPPPPYITSTLQQDAANKLDFTSSYTMKVAQKLYEGIQLSDGQATGLITYIRTDGLHISDEATQDIQSYISERYGQTFASKNARKYFKKVKNAQEAHEAIRPTDVRRLPSKLVGVLDDDALKLYKLIWSRTMACQMEPATIEQIQVDIGKPDQSIIFRSTSSKVQFPGYQAVYEDVETNSTKDSDSGRDDRSEVFEALRSLTAGDPLYLGKVKLDQHHTQPPPRYSEGSLVKKLEELGIGRPSTYATTIKVLKDRNYVTAKGRTLYPEFRGRMVSAFLSHYFTEVTDYSFTADMETELDNVSAGLTEWKGLLRDYWTRFSKYCEHTGNVHIHQVEKMLEKTFGDFLFASLPDESRTCPSCLQGTLIFKVSRFGAGYFIGCDQHPKCKYIAKTLYGEEEEDITSEDTKRNVEPPKLLGVLPSSNEKVLLKNGPYGYYVQLGEDKKGYVPKRASLSQVKDVSSVTLEDALELLRYPVTLGNHPDDNQPVVLKLAKFGFTIRHRRTIAPVPKNLKPGDITLEKALKLLLSKDVRRCGRPKRQPQVEEAVEAT, from the exons tTGCAGAACAGGACACTACATAATTATCAGGCAAATTGCTTACAATGTTCGACGTTCACAACCGTTGACAGATTTGAGAATTTGTCTCGTAAAGCCAGGTTATGTTGTGGGACCAGAGCTAGGCAACCAAGTAATTTAAGAGTCACTTCTCTAAAGAAAATTCATCCTATCAGAAGCTATACTAATCCTGGATCTTCTTCTGCATTTAGTATCCTTCTGCAATCAAAGGAGGGATTTATCGGTGTCAGGCCATTTGGAGGAATAGGTTCACGGTCATACAACACAAATGGAAAAACATATATTTTCCCTGACGCAAGAGCAATAGCAGATAAAGGTACTGTTGGAGCAAAAGTTGTTAGTGATGGAAATAAGACATTctttaaaaatttcaagaatcacTCGAAGCGGTCAAAAGAATTGGCTGTTCATAGAAGAAATGCTATGTCGGACAAGGTGCCTGAAAAAGGCACTCCAAACTCCAAAGTATCAGCTAGTAAGAATGTTGATCTGGTCATTTCAAAAGACACCCCGGTTAAGGTTGATGAGAAGGTTGTCAGCCCGGACATTTCAGGTCCTTCTCTTGGTAATAATGGGAAGTCAACATCCACGGGTAAGGAGAAAGCAAAGAAGCAATCAAGAagcaaaaagaataaaaatgttGCTTCTGATGCAGTAGATCAGCCAAAAGTTTCTAGGACTCCCCGAGCAAAGAAGTCTAACCCCGCTAAAGATGAGCAATCTCCAGCAGTATCAGAG ATTAGTTTGCCCGTTGATTCTTCCACAGTAGGGCCTGCTGGCGATGTCTCAATGAAGGTTGACTTGGCGCAAGGGAAAAGAACCTCTCTCAGGAAAAAGAAATCCACCAAGGAGACCAAATCTCTTCGAGAACTGAATGAGGCATCTGTATTGCCATCTGATAGTAAGTTAGTACCAGATAAGAGTTCAGATGTGAGCATCAAAAGTAAGCCCCCGGGACACAAGAAATGGCCACAACTATATCCTCCCACAGCAAAGACTGTATTGTTGGTGGAGTCTGCCACAAAGGCGAGAGTTATCCAAGGGTACCTTGGTGACATGTTTGAAGTCCTGCCCAGTTATGGTCATGTCAGGGACTTGGCTGCTAGGTCTGGATCTGTCCGACCAGATGATGACTTCAGCATGGTATGGGAGGTTCCTTCTGCTGCTTGGACTCATCTCAAGAGCATCAAGGTTGCGCTAAGTGG AGCCCAGAATCTTGTTCTTGCATCAGATCCTGACCGTGAAGGAGAGGCTATATCTTGGCACATTATAGAGATGTTACACCAACAGGATGCGCTACGTGATGATATTAATGTGGCAAGGGTTGTTTTCAATGAAATTACTGAATCATCCATCAAAGCTTCCCTCCAGTCTCCAAGGGAGATTGACGCAAATTTAGTACATGCTTATCTTGCAAGGCGTGCTCTTGACTACCTGATTGGGTTCAACATTTCTCCACTGCTATGGAGAAAACTACCTGGTTGTCAATCTGCTGGCCGGGTTCAGTCTGCTGCCCTATCACTTATATGTGACAGAGAAATGGAAATCGATGGATTCAAACCACAGGAATATTGGACAGTCCTGGTTGAATTTAAGAAGGACATAAACCTAGATTTAGCCAATAACTTTTTGTCATCCCACTTGACTCATTTTGATTCCAAGAAATTAAGTCAGTTCTCTGTTAGCTCACATACTGAAGCAATGGAAATTGAACAGAAGATAAATGCATCAAACTTTGAAGTTCTAAACTCTAAGATAACCAAAAAGCAGAGAAACCCCCCTCCTCCTTATATAACATCAACACTTCAGCAAGATGCTGCAAACAAGTTGGAtttcacatcatcatatacgaTGAAAGTTGCACAAAAGCTCTATGAGGGGATCCAGTTATCAGATGGCCAGGCAACAGGATTGATAACTTACATCAGAACAGATGGATTGCACATTTCAGATGAAGCTACCCAGGACATTCAATCCTATATCAGCGAAAGGTATGGACAGACTTTTGCATCAAAGAATGCCCGTAAATACTTCAAGAAGGTGAAGAATGCTCAAGAGGCCCATGAAGCTATTAGACCCACTGATGTCCGAAGGCTACCCTCAAAGCTTGTTGGGGTGCTGGATGATGATGCACTTAAGCTATACAAACTTATATGGTCCCGTACCATGGCATGCCAGATGGAACCTGCTACCATAGAGCAGATACAAGTTGATATTGGGAAACCTGACCAATCCATAATCTTTCGTTCTACAAGCTCAAAAGTACAGTTTCCCGGATACCAAGCTGTCTATGAGGATGTGGAAACTAACTCAACGAAAGATAGTGACAGTGGGAGGGATGATCGTTCTGAAGTATTTGAGGCTCTTAGGAGTTTAACTGCTGGAGATCCACTGTATTTGGGTAAAGTGAAACTCGATCAACACCACACTCAGCCTCCACCACGATACTCTGAGGGGTCTTTGGTTAAAAAGCTGGAGGAGCTCGGCATCGGAAGACCTTCCACTTATGCAACCACAATAAAAGTATTAAAGGATAGGAATTATGTCACTGCCAAGGGCAGAACACTGTACCCTGAATTTCGTGGGCGTATGGTATCAGCATTTCTCTCTCATTATTTTACTGAAGTAACAGATTATAGTTTCACCGCCGACATGGAGACAGAACTTGATAATGTCTCTGCTGGTTTGACTGAATGGAAAGGCCTTTTGAGAGATTACTGGACTAGATTTAGCAAGTATTGTGAACATACTGGTAATGTGCACATTCATCAAGTGGAGAAGATGTTGGAGAAAACGTTTGGTGATTTTCTGTTTGCATCTCTTCCTGATGAAAGTAGGACATGTCCAAGCTGTCTTCAGGGAACTTTAATTTTCAAAGTGAGCCGGTTTGGTGCAGGCTACTTTATAGGTTGTGACCAGCACCCAAAATGCAA GTATATTGCCAAGACATTATATGGTGAAGAGGAGGAAGACATCACCTCTGAAGACACTAAAAGAAATGTAGAGCCGCCAAAGTTGCTGGGTGTCCTTCCATCTTCAAATGAGAAG GTTCTTCTGAAGAATGGTCCGTATGGATACTATGTTCAGCTTGGAGAAGACAAGAAAGGATACGTTCCCAAGCGGGCTTCGCTTTCGCAG GTGAAGGACGTCAGTTCTGTTACCTTGGAAGATGCCCTGGAGTTGCTGCGTTACCCTGTAACATTG GGAAACCATCCCGATGATAACCAGCCGGTCGTTTTAAAGCTTGCAAAGTTTGGATTTACAATCAGACATAGGCGAACAATTGCTCCAGTTCCCAAG AACTTAAAGCCTGGTGACATAACCCTGGAAAAAGCTTTGAAGCTTTTGTTAAGTAAAGATGTAAGGCGATGTGGTCGACCTAAGCGCCAGCCACAGGTGGAAGAAGCCGTTGAGGCAACGTAA
- the LOC132038618 gene encoding uncharacterized protein LOC132038618 has protein sequence MAEVTAAAQVKSIFVYPIKSCRGISVSQAPITSTGFQWDRQWLVVNSKGRALTQRVEPKLALVEVTLPTEAFSEGWEPNNDSYLVIRAPGMAPLKIPLSNPSQVTDGVSVWEWSGSALDEGAEAAMWFSTHLGKPSRLVRFSEVKEMRVVDPNYAQGYNVMFSDGYPYLVLSQGSLNALNSLLKEPVPVNRFRPNVLVDGCEPFAEDLWKEIRINKLTFEGVKLCSRCKVPTINQETAVPGSEPTETLSKFRSDNALRPNKKQQGKVYFGQNMVCSDALSRGKGKIVKVGDPVYVLKVVPSSAEAPA, from the exons ATGGCAGAAGTAACAGCAGCAGCTCAGGTTAAGTCAATATTTGTATATCCCATCAAGTCATGCCGTGGAATTTCTGTTTCTCAAGCACCTATTACTTCCACTG GATTTCAATGGGATCGACAGTGGTTAGTGGTGAATTCCAAAGGCAGGGCCCTTACTCAAAGAGTTGAACCAAAGCTTGCTCTTGTTGAAGTGACATTGCCAACTGAGGCTTTTTCTGAAGGCTGGGAACCAAATAACGACTCTTATCTAG TTATCAGAGCCCCTGGCATGGCTCCACTGAAAATTCCACTAAGTAACCCATCTCAAGTGACGGATGGTGTCTCGGTCTGGGAGTGGTCTGGCTCTGCCTTGGACGAGGGAGCTGAGGCAGCAATGTGGTTCTCCACTCATCTTGGAAAACCAAGTCGGCTAGTTCGCTTTAGTGAAG TGAAGGAAATGAGGGTTGTAGATCCTAATTATGCTCAAGGATACAATGTTATGTTTTCTGATGGATATCCATACCTTGTGCTATCCCAG GGATCGTTGAATGCATTAAATTCTCTTCTTAAGGAGCCTGTTCCAGTAAATCGTTTTAGACCCAA TGTTCTTGTTGACGGATGTGAACCATTTGCTGAGGATTTGTGGAAGGAGATCCGGATCAATAAGTTGACATTTGAGGGTGTCAAACTATGCTCTCGCTGTAAG gTACCTACCATAAATCAAGAAACAGCAGTACCAGGCTCTGAGCCAACAGAGACTCTCTCGAAGTTCCGATCTGATAATGCCTTGCGTCCGAATAAGAAACAACAAGGGAAA GTATATTTTGGACAGAACATGGTTTGTTCCGACGCCCTTAGCCGTGGAAAAGGAAAGATAGTCAAGGTGGGGGACCCTGTTTATGTCcttaaggttgttccttctaGTGCTGAAGCTCCAGCTTGA
- the LOC132038602 gene encoding uncharacterized protein LOC132038602 isoform X2 has protein sequence MALVQHLFSCRSIMNRTLHNYQANCLQCSTFTTVDRFENLSRKARLCCGTRARQPSNLRVTSLKKIHPIRSYTNPGSSSAFSILLQSKEGFIGVRPFGGIGSRSYNTNGKTYIFPDARAIADKGTVGAKVVSDGNKTFFKNFKNHSKRSKELAVHRRNAMSDKVPEKGTPNSKVSASKNVDLVISKDTPVKVDEKVVSPDISGPSLGNNGKSTSTGKEKAKKQSRSKKNKNVASDAVDQPKVSRTPRAKKSNPAKDEQSPAVSEISLPVDSSTVGPAGDVSMKVDLAQGKRTSLRKKKSTKETKSLRELNEASVLPSDSKLVPDKSSDVSIKSKPPGHKKWPQLYPPTAKTVLLVESATKARVIQGYLGDMFEVLPSYGHVRDLAARSGSVRPDDDFSMVWEVPSAAWTHLKSIKVALSGAQNLVLASDPDREGEAISWHIIEMLHQQDALRDDINVARVVFNEITESSIKASLQSPREIDANLVHAYLARRALDYLIGFNISPLLWRKLPGCQSAGRVQSAALSLICDREMEIDGFKPQEYWTVLVEFKKDINLDLANNFLSSHLTHFDSKKLSQFSVSSHTEAMEIEQKINASNFEVLNSKITKKQRNPPPPYITSTLQQDAANKLDFTSSYTMKVAQKLYEGIQLSDGQATGLITYIRTDGLHISDEATQDIQSYISERYGQTFASKNARKYFKKVKNAQEAHEAIRPTDVRRLPSKLVGVLDDDALKLYKLIWSRTMACQMEPATIEQIQVDIGKPDQSIIFRSTSSKVQFPGYQAVYEDVETNSTKDSDSGRDDRSEVFEALRSLTAGDPLYLGKVKLDQHHTQPPPRYSEGSLVKKLEELGIGRPSTYATTIKVLKDRNYVTAKGRTLYPEFRGRMVSAFLSHYFTEVTDYSFTADMETELDNVSAGLTEWKGLLRDYWTRFSKYCEHTGNVHIHQVEKMLEKTFGDFLFASLPDESRTCPSCLQGTLIFKVSRFGAGYFIGCDQHPKCKYIAKTLYGEEEEDITSEDTKRNVEPPKLLGVLPSSNEKVLLKNGPYGYYVQLGEDKKGYVPKRASLSQVKDVSSVTLEDALELLRYPVTLGNHPDDNQPVVLKLAKFGFTIRHRRTIAPVPKNLKPGDITLEKALKLLLSKDVRRCGRPKRQPQVEEAVEAT, from the exons AACAGGACACTACATAATTATCAGGCAAATTGCTTACAATGTTCGACGTTCACAACCGTTGACAGATTTGAGAATTTGTCTCGTAAAGCCAGGTTATGTTGTGGGACCAGAGCTAGGCAACCAAGTAATTTAAGAGTCACTTCTCTAAAGAAAATTCATCCTATCAGAAGCTATACTAATCCTGGATCTTCTTCTGCATTTAGTATCCTTCTGCAATCAAAGGAGGGATTTATCGGTGTCAGGCCATTTGGAGGAATAGGTTCACGGTCATACAACACAAATGGAAAAACATATATTTTCCCTGACGCAAGAGCAATAGCAGATAAAGGTACTGTTGGAGCAAAAGTTGTTAGTGATGGAAATAAGACATTctttaaaaatttcaagaatcacTCGAAGCGGTCAAAAGAATTGGCTGTTCATAGAAGAAATGCTATGTCGGACAAGGTGCCTGAAAAAGGCACTCCAAACTCCAAAGTATCAGCTAGTAAGAATGTTGATCTGGTCATTTCAAAAGACACCCCGGTTAAGGTTGATGAGAAGGTTGTCAGCCCGGACATTTCAGGTCCTTCTCTTGGTAATAATGGGAAGTCAACATCCACGGGTAAGGAGAAAGCAAAGAAGCAATCAAGAagcaaaaagaataaaaatgttGCTTCTGATGCAGTAGATCAGCCAAAAGTTTCTAGGACTCCCCGAGCAAAGAAGTCTAACCCCGCTAAAGATGAGCAATCTCCAGCAGTATCAGAG ATTAGTTTGCCCGTTGATTCTTCCACAGTAGGGCCTGCTGGCGATGTCTCAATGAAGGTTGACTTGGCGCAAGGGAAAAGAACCTCTCTCAGGAAAAAGAAATCCACCAAGGAGACCAAATCTCTTCGAGAACTGAATGAGGCATCTGTATTGCCATCTGATAGTAAGTTAGTACCAGATAAGAGTTCAGATGTGAGCATCAAAAGTAAGCCCCCGGGACACAAGAAATGGCCACAACTATATCCTCCCACAGCAAAGACTGTATTGTTGGTGGAGTCTGCCACAAAGGCGAGAGTTATCCAAGGGTACCTTGGTGACATGTTTGAAGTCCTGCCCAGTTATGGTCATGTCAGGGACTTGGCTGCTAGGTCTGGATCTGTCCGACCAGATGATGACTTCAGCATGGTATGGGAGGTTCCTTCTGCTGCTTGGACTCATCTCAAGAGCATCAAGGTTGCGCTAAGTGG AGCCCAGAATCTTGTTCTTGCATCAGATCCTGACCGTGAAGGAGAGGCTATATCTTGGCACATTATAGAGATGTTACACCAACAGGATGCGCTACGTGATGATATTAATGTGGCAAGGGTTGTTTTCAATGAAATTACTGAATCATCCATCAAAGCTTCCCTCCAGTCTCCAAGGGAGATTGACGCAAATTTAGTACATGCTTATCTTGCAAGGCGTGCTCTTGACTACCTGATTGGGTTCAACATTTCTCCACTGCTATGGAGAAAACTACCTGGTTGTCAATCTGCTGGCCGGGTTCAGTCTGCTGCCCTATCACTTATATGTGACAGAGAAATGGAAATCGATGGATTCAAACCACAGGAATATTGGACAGTCCTGGTTGAATTTAAGAAGGACATAAACCTAGATTTAGCCAATAACTTTTTGTCATCCCACTTGACTCATTTTGATTCCAAGAAATTAAGTCAGTTCTCTGTTAGCTCACATACTGAAGCAATGGAAATTGAACAGAAGATAAATGCATCAAACTTTGAAGTTCTAAACTCTAAGATAACCAAAAAGCAGAGAAACCCCCCTCCTCCTTATATAACATCAACACTTCAGCAAGATGCTGCAAACAAGTTGGAtttcacatcatcatatacgaTGAAAGTTGCACAAAAGCTCTATGAGGGGATCCAGTTATCAGATGGCCAGGCAACAGGATTGATAACTTACATCAGAACAGATGGATTGCACATTTCAGATGAAGCTACCCAGGACATTCAATCCTATATCAGCGAAAGGTATGGACAGACTTTTGCATCAAAGAATGCCCGTAAATACTTCAAGAAGGTGAAGAATGCTCAAGAGGCCCATGAAGCTATTAGACCCACTGATGTCCGAAGGCTACCCTCAAAGCTTGTTGGGGTGCTGGATGATGATGCACTTAAGCTATACAAACTTATATGGTCCCGTACCATGGCATGCCAGATGGAACCTGCTACCATAGAGCAGATACAAGTTGATATTGGGAAACCTGACCAATCCATAATCTTTCGTTCTACAAGCTCAAAAGTACAGTTTCCCGGATACCAAGCTGTCTATGAGGATGTGGAAACTAACTCAACGAAAGATAGTGACAGTGGGAGGGATGATCGTTCTGAAGTATTTGAGGCTCTTAGGAGTTTAACTGCTGGAGATCCACTGTATTTGGGTAAAGTGAAACTCGATCAACACCACACTCAGCCTCCACCACGATACTCTGAGGGGTCTTTGGTTAAAAAGCTGGAGGAGCTCGGCATCGGAAGACCTTCCACTTATGCAACCACAATAAAAGTATTAAAGGATAGGAATTATGTCACTGCCAAGGGCAGAACACTGTACCCTGAATTTCGTGGGCGTATGGTATCAGCATTTCTCTCTCATTATTTTACTGAAGTAACAGATTATAGTTTCACCGCCGACATGGAGACAGAACTTGATAATGTCTCTGCTGGTTTGACTGAATGGAAAGGCCTTTTGAGAGATTACTGGACTAGATTTAGCAAGTATTGTGAACATACTGGTAATGTGCACATTCATCAAGTGGAGAAGATGTTGGAGAAAACGTTTGGTGATTTTCTGTTTGCATCTCTTCCTGATGAAAGTAGGACATGTCCAAGCTGTCTTCAGGGAACTTTAATTTTCAAAGTGAGCCGGTTTGGTGCAGGCTACTTTATAGGTTGTGACCAGCACCCAAAATGCAA GTATATTGCCAAGACATTATATGGTGAAGAGGAGGAAGACATCACCTCTGAAGACACTAAAAGAAATGTAGAGCCGCCAAAGTTGCTGGGTGTCCTTCCATCTTCAAATGAGAAG GTTCTTCTGAAGAATGGTCCGTATGGATACTATGTTCAGCTTGGAGAAGACAAGAAAGGATACGTTCCCAAGCGGGCTTCGCTTTCGCAG GTGAAGGACGTCAGTTCTGTTACCTTGGAAGATGCCCTGGAGTTGCTGCGTTACCCTGTAACATTG GGAAACCATCCCGATGATAACCAGCCGGTCGTTTTAAAGCTTGCAAAGTTTGGATTTACAATCAGACATAGGCGAACAATTGCTCCAGTTCCCAAG AACTTAAAGCCTGGTGACATAACCCTGGAAAAAGCTTTGAAGCTTTTGTTAAGTAAAGATGTAAGGCGATGTGGTCGACCTAAGCGCCAGCCACAGGTGGAAGAAGCCGTTGAGGCAACGTAA
- the LOC132038613 gene encoding pentatricopeptide repeat-containing protein At3g57430, chloroplastic gives MSSWTCTLSTSPLSLPLQQPSHSFNHKPPTNLHTSTLISKKLQQESTSETPSSAQWIDTLRSQVRLNSFKEAIFTYIQMNGEGVKPDNFVFPAVLKAATGLQDLNLGKQIHGSVVKFGYDTSSVTVANSLIHLLGRCGRSIDDVYKVFDRINERDQVSWNSLINALCKFEKWELALEAFRLMGLDGFEASSFTLVSMALACSNLPRSDGLRLGKQVHAYSLRIDDRKTYTNNALMSMYAKLGRVDDSRSVFQLFGDRDIVSWNTIISSFSQNDQFREALDNFRVMIQEEIKPDGVTISSVVPACSHLALLDVGKQIHCYVLKNEDLIGNSFVDSALVDMYCNCQQVESARRVFDSALKRSIGIWNAMLAGYTQNGFFKEALKLFTEMMEFSGLSPNPTTVASALPACVHCEAFSLKEVIHGYVIKLGFADEKYVQNALMDLYSRMGKINISKYIFDNMENRDIVSWNTIITGFVVCGYHEDALIMLHEMQTAKRNNDSENDVEFRLKPNSITLMTVLPGCASLVALAKGKEIHAYATRNALATDIAVGSALIDMYAKCGCLDIARIVFDSMITKNVITWNVLIMAYGMHGKGEEALQLFKMMVFEGKVKPNNVTFIAIFAGCSHSGMVDHGRQLFQKMKNAYGVEPTADHYACIVDLLGRAGHLEEAYQLVKEMPSEYNKIGAWSSLLGACRIHRNVELGEISARNLFELDPHVASHYVLLSNIYSSAGIWEKANMVRRNMKKFGVRKEPGCSWIEFGDEVHKFVAGDASHPQSEQLYGFLETLSEKMKKEGYVPDTSCVLHNVNEDEKENLLCGHSEKLAIAFGILNTPPGTTIRVAKNLRVCNDCHEATKFISNIVKREIIVRDVRRFHHFRNGTCSCGDYW, from the coding sequence ATGTCCTCTTGGACATGTACACTGTCTACTTCCCCTCTTTCTCTACCTCTTCAACAACCTTCCCATTCATTTAACCATAAACCACCCACAAACTTACACACAAGTACACTCATTTCCAAGAAATTACAACAAGAATCCACCTCAGAAACACCCTCATCAGCTCAATGGATAGACACTCTTCGATCCCAAGTTCGCTTAAACTCCTTCAAAGAAGCAATCTTTACATATATACAGATGAATGGTGAAGGTGTTAAGCCTGATAATTTTGTTTTTCCTGCAGTTCTGAAAGCTGCTACAGGCCTTCAGGACTTGAATCTTGGAAAACAGATACATGGTTCTGTTGTTAAATTTGGTTATGACACGTCATCAGTCACCGTGGCGAATTCTCTTATCCATTTACTTGGGAGGTGTGGTCGGAgtattgatgatgtttataaaGTGTTTGATAGGATTAATGAGAGAGATCAagtttcttggaattctttgATAAATGCACTATGTAAATTTGAGAAATGGGAGTTAGCATTGGAGGCTTTTAGATTGATGGGGTTAGATGGATTTGAGGCTAGTTCGTTTACGTTGGTGAGTATGGCGCTTGCTTGTAGTAATTTGCCTAGGAGTGATGGGTTGAGGCTTGGGAAGCAAGTACACGCGTATAGTTTGAGAATAGATGATAGGAAGACTTATACAAACAATGCTTTGATGTCTATGTATGCGAAACTAGGAAGGGTGGATGATTCAAGATCTGTTTTTCAATTGTTTGGAGATCGAGATATTGTTTCGTGGAATACTATTATAAGTTCTTTTTCACAGAATGACCAGTTTCGAGAGGCGTTGGATAACTTTAGAGTCATGATTCAAGAAGAGATAAAGCCTGATGGAGTCACGATATCAAGTGTTGTTCCTGCTTGTTCTCATCTGGCTTTGCTGGATGTTGGGAAGCAAATTCATTGTTACGTCTTGAAGAATGAGGATTTGATTGGGAACTCGTTTGTTGATAGTGCATTAGTTGACATGTATTGCAATTGTCAACAGGTTGAAAGTGCGCGTCGAGTTTTTGACAGTGCCTTGAAAAGGAGCATTGGGATTTGGAATGCTATGCTTGCTGGCTACACACAAAACGGATTCTTTAAGGAGGCATTGAAGTTATTTACAGAGATGATGGAATTCTCTGGGCTAAGTCCAAATCCAACCACTGTCGCAAGTGCTTTACCTGCCTGTGTACATTGTGAAGCATTTTCCCTTAAAGAAGTCATCCATGGGTATGTTATTAAATTGGGTTTCGCAGATGAAAAGTATGTGCAAAATGCATTGATGGACTTGTATTCTAGGATGGGAAAGATAAATATATCAAAGTATATATTTGACAACATGGAGAATAGAGATATAGTTTCATGGAATACTATTATAACCGGTTTTGTAGTTTGTGGTTACCATGAAGATGCACTTATTATGTTACATGAGATGCAAACAGCAAAAAGAAACAATGACTCTGAGAATGATGTAGAATTTCGGTTAAAACCTAACTCAATAACCCTCATGACTGTCCTTCCTGGTTGTGCCTCGCTGGTTGCTCTAGCAAAGGGCAAAGAGATACATGCTTATGCTACTAGAAATGCATTGGCTACGGATATAGCCGTGGGAAGTGCATTGATTGATATGTATGCAAAGTGTGGCTGTTTAGATATTGCTAGGATAGTTTTTGATAGCATGATTACCAAAAATGTGATCACATGGAATGTTCTCATTATGGCTTATGGGATGCATGGGAAGGGAGAGGAAGCCTTGCAACTTTTTAAGATGATGGTGTTCGAAGGGAAAGTGAAGCCAAATAACGTCACATTTATTGCAATTTTTGCTGGATGCAGTCACTCAGGCATGGTAGATCACGGTCGGCAATTGttccaaaaaatgaaaaatgctTATGGTGTTGAACCAACTGCGGATCATTACGCTTGCATTGTTGATTTGCTTGGTCGAGCAGGTCATCTAGAAGAAGCATATCAGCTTGTAAAGGAGATGCCTTCTGAGTACAACAAAATTGGCGCCTGGAGTAGTTTACTTGGTGCCTGTAGGATACATCGCAACGTAGAACTTGGTGAAATTTCGGCAAGGAATCTCTTTGAATTGGATCCACATGTAGCTAGTCACTATGTTTTACTCTCCAACATTTATTCATCTGCTGGGATTTGGGAAAAAGCAAACATGGTTCGACGTAACATGAAAAAGTTTGGAGTAAGAAAAGAACCTGGGTGCAGTTGGATTGAGTTTGGAGATGAAGTTCACAAGTTCGTAGCTGGAGATGCATCGCACCCACAAAGCGAGCAACTCTATGGCTTTCTCGAGACTTTGTCAGAAAAGATGAAAAAGGAAGGTTATGTGCCAGATACTTCCTGTGTTCTTCACAATGTTAATGAGGACGAAAAGGAAAATCTACTCTGCGGACACAGTGAAAAATTagctatagcttttggtatCCTAAATACCCCTCCTGGAACCACCATACGGGTTGCAAAGAACCTTAGGGTTTGCAATGATTGCCATGAGGCAACTAAATTTATCTCAAACATTGTGAAGAGAGAGATCATTGTTAGGGATGTAAGGAGATTCCATCACTTCAGAAATGGAACCTGTTCATGCGGGGAttattggtga